From Chelatococcus sp. YT9, a single genomic window includes:
- a CDS encoding cysteine desulfurase family protein — protein sequence MTAGRVYLDYNASAPLRPEVVEAMLRVLTASGNGSSVHREGRAARAAIEEARGKVAALVGGGAAKLVFTSGGTEANVLALSPHVRIRGFGGRSKDLPPSRCFIGATEHPSVLAGGRFPAEAVTVIPVGANGLVDVAWLAEHLDASDGWPFVSLQMANNETGVLQPIADVARLVHAAGGVLHVDAVQAAGKLPIDFSTLGADMLSFSAHKFGGPQGAGALVYDPSIDLGPALLSGGGQEEGHRAGTENLAAIVGFGSAAAIAFGEIDHYMKAMAEMRDRIEHHIRGLLPDVVVFGGGVERLANTSAFAIPGVKAETLVMAFDLAGVAVSSGSACSSGKVRPSHVLAAMGIEPAVAEGAVRVSLGWATSEEDVERFAAAFAKVTRSVMARRQGDRAA from the coding sequence ATGACGGCGGGTCGAGTTTATTTGGATTACAATGCATCAGCCCCCCTCCGCCCGGAGGTGGTGGAGGCGATGCTGCGTGTCCTGACGGCATCCGGCAACGGCTCCTCGGTTCATCGCGAAGGCCGTGCCGCGCGCGCAGCCATAGAGGAGGCGCGTGGCAAGGTCGCGGCGCTGGTCGGAGGGGGAGCCGCCAAGCTTGTTTTTACGAGCGGCGGCACCGAGGCGAACGTGCTTGCCCTGTCGCCCCATGTGCGGATTCGCGGTTTCGGGGGACGTAGCAAGGATCTCCCCCCGTCCCGTTGCTTCATCGGTGCGACGGAGCATCCGAGCGTGCTGGCGGGCGGACGCTTTCCGGCGGAGGCAGTAACTGTCATTCCAGTCGGCGCGAACGGTCTCGTTGATGTGGCGTGGCTCGCCGAGCATCTCGACGCCAGCGATGGCTGGCCGTTCGTGTCTCTGCAAATGGCCAATAACGAAACGGGCGTTCTGCAGCCGATCGCCGACGTGGCGCGGCTCGTTCACGCCGCAGGCGGTGTCCTGCATGTCGATGCAGTGCAGGCTGCGGGCAAGCTGCCCATTGATTTCTCGACCCTCGGCGCCGACATGCTGAGCTTCTCAGCGCATAAATTCGGCGGTCCGCAGGGCGCCGGCGCGTTGGTCTATGATCCCAGCATCGATCTCGGGCCAGCACTTCTATCTGGCGGCGGCCAGGAGGAGGGCCATCGGGCTGGAACAGAGAATCTTGCCGCTATTGTTGGCTTCGGCAGCGCCGCGGCGATCGCATTTGGTGAAATTGATCACTATATGAAGGCCATGGCCGAGATGCGGGACCGCATCGAGCATCACATCCGGGGCCTCCTTCCGGACGTGGTTGTGTTTGGCGGTGGTGTCGAGCGCCTAGCCAATACCTCGGCCTTCGCCATTCCGGGCGTCAAGGCCGAGACTTTGGTCATGGCCTTTGATCTTGCGGGCGTGGCGGTGTCGTCAGGGTCGGCCTGTTCGTCGGGCAAGGTGCGTCCCTCGCACGTTCTTGCGGCGATGGGCATCGAGCCGGCTGTTGCCGAAGGGGCCGTGCGCGTCAGTCTCGGCTGGGCGACCAGTGAGGAAGATGTTGAGCGGTTTGCGGCGGCTTTCGCCAAGGTCACGCGGAGCGTGATGGCACGTCGCCAGGGTGACAGGGCTGCGTAG